The following proteins come from a genomic window of Dreissena polymorpha isolate Duluth1 chromosome 1, UMN_Dpol_1.0, whole genome shotgun sequence:
- the LOC127854949 gene encoding uncharacterized protein LOC127854949 produces the protein MQDIWLSGVDWDENVREAEKLNFEKWFEELKHLDKIKISRCLKNENNETRMKSMSIHTFVDASSIAYGAVTYLRCEYEKEDVTVRFVAAKGRVAPIESTSIPRLELLAETLGLKLTSRICKTLEIEIKQVTLWSDSMNGIYWIRNNSRQFKTFVANRIGEIHRVTNPSQWRYVPTNENPADYVSRGLPVNSLAVANNWWEGPSFLKESENEWPKSKIVVGNDGKFEMRNTAQTHLRTFLVSQEEWILSPKRYSNWTKLVRIRAWVIRFLENCKMKKEDRVRGQLNVVEIEESKNEMIKETQRRYFVEEYDKLSKNQKVGISSKLIKLNPRLDTEWVMRSDTRLKYSEFLPYDTKYPVYYPERVQLQS, from the coding sequence ATGCAAGACATCTGGTTAAGTGGGGTTGACTGGGATGAAAACGTGAGAGAAGCAGAGAAGTTGAATTTTGAAAAGTGGTTCGAAGAGCTTAAACATTTAGATAAGATCAAGATTTCACGTTGTctcaaaaacgaaaataatgaaaCACGAATGAAGTCAATGTCAATTCATACATTTGTAGATGCGTCATCAATTGCATATGGAGCAGTTACATATTTGAGATGTGAGTATGAAAAAGAGGATGTGACTGTACGCTTTGTAGCTGCAAAAGGTCGTGTTGCTCCCATAGAATCTACTAGTATCCCAAGACTTGAACTACTTGCAGAAACACTTGGTTTAAAACTTACATCAAGGatttgcaaaactcttgaaatagAAATCAAACAAGTAACATTATGGTCGGACAGCATGAATGGCATATATTGGATACGAAATAACAGCAGacaattcaaaacatttgttgcaaACAGAATTGGTGAAATTCACAGAGTAACAAATCCAAGTCAATGGAGATATGTTCCAACAAACGAAAACCCAGCAGACTATGTGTCAAGAGGTTTACCTGTTAACAGTCTTGCTGTTGCGAACAATTGGTGGGAAGGCCCCAGCTTCCTAAAGGAAAGTGAAAACGAATGGCCAAAGAGCAAAATTGTTGTGGGTAATGATGGAAAATTTGAGATGCGAAACACAGCACAAACACATTTGCGTACATTTTTAGTGTCACAAGAAGAGTGGATACTTAGCCCGAAAAGATATTCAAATTGGACGAAACTTGTAAGAATTCGAGCATGGGTCATTCGATTTCTTGAAAACTGCAAAATGAAGAAAGAAGATCGAGTCCGTGGGCAATTGAATGTAGTTGAAATTGAAGAAAGCAAGAATGAAATGATCAAAGAGACACAGAGAAGATATTTTGTAGAAGAGTATGATAAACTTAGTAAGAATCAGAAAGTAGGAATTTCCAGCAAACTGATCAAACTGAATCCAAGATTAGACACCGAATGGGTGATGAGAAGTGACACTAGATTAAAGTACTCTGAATTTCTTCCATATGACACTAAATATCCTGTTTACTACCCAGAAAGAGTCCAGTTACAGAGTTAA